One window of Methylomicrobium agile genomic DNA carries:
- a CDS encoding helix-turn-helix domain-containing protein: protein MTTTLKDKMASLSLERREKIAAMTAELVAEEKSLRDLRQALALTQEHLAEVLGVRQESVSRLEKRSDLLLSTLRSYVKAMGGELRLVAEFPDRPPILLKGLASMEMDVLPDVTLDKNATPSPNAHP from the coding sequence ATGACAACAACCTTAAAAGACAAAATGGCGTCTTTAAGCCTCGAACGCCGGGAAAAAATCGCGGCGATGACAGCAGAACTGGTGGCCGAAGAAAAATCCCTGCGCGATTTACGGCAGGCTTTGGCCTTGACGCAGGAACATCTGGCCGAAGTGCTGGGTGTCCGGCAGGAAAGCGTTTCTCGCCTGGAAAAAAGAAGTGACTTACTGCTCTCGACTTTGCGCAGTTATGTGAAGGCGATGGGCGGTGAATTGCGACTGGTAGCCGAGTTTCCTGACAGACCGCCGATCCTTTTGAAAGGACTGGCCTCAATGGAGATGGATGTTTTGCCAGATGTTACCCTCGATAAAAACGCCACGCCCTCTCCCAACGCCCATCCCTGA